From Juglans regia cultivar Chandler chromosome 9, Walnut 2.0, whole genome shotgun sequence:
CTTTCTTTAaatagtgtaattgtaaaatatgaaaaaattattattattaaaaaataatgttatattattattttgataaatctaaTGGCTAACTCAATGTGGGGTTATGAATATGGAGGTTTTgaaattatgaacaatatatactttttatcaaatttaaagatgactTTGATGAACTCAATATCAATACTCTGAACCGTGCTACACCCACTAATGGTGCAGCCGAGATGGCTCCCACAAAACCATTTGgtcctttttattatttttttttattttgtttcattcatttttttatattcttaaataatttttaaaaaaacacttctttaattattaaataacatttttttaaaaataatgtatcgGGACCCATCATCGGGATGGATCCTCGGTGGGTTTAGCTTTTCTcttaaataattgttttaaatttaaatttaaattaattaatcagctgctgaattatttaaattattcatttcCCATAATGTTTGagttgaaaatgtttttttattatatcatCACATAATCACATAAACGTGACTAAAACCCCAagtaaaaaaaaccaacaataaaAATAGGACATTACAACTAGTCACAAGTCGATTATTCAAATGTAGTCtcgcaattttatttattatatcgtatttttattattataattacaatatattttaagtgatcttactaattaattatttaaataagaatttgtttaaaatataaaacatcaactaattgataaaatacattctattaaaaaaatatcaacaaatattttcaagtatattctaatttctattgTATTATGTGTTTAAGCTATTATATTTTGACTATCTCATAgagggaaatgatatttaaagtttttaaatatacaaatttcacacacttattttttaaaaaaataaataaattagtaagaataatgctagaaaGAAGTCAATATAGCAATGCACACTTTGCACTtactgcgtggctgcttctagttgattgttcacAATACTCATttggggagatgtgtggtctaaatGATATCACATCATACGTACAAAATAGATGCTTCCaatagtaacttctatctatatttattcaattggTAATCAAAAGCCAGCAAGAAATCGAGAAAAGTCACCGATTGTGAGCGTGTGACTTATATTTCATTACAATAGTCAAAAAGATGTCGTACGAACGAGAATCTTGGATTGTAGGAATAACTCAACAGtgaaatttaagatatttaagctattatttttaaatcaaaagtaTTTTAGAGTATAGTAATTATCTAGACTACACAATGTACAGAACCTTTGAACTtttcttagttttatttcatgacAGTATGTTAAGATTATTTCCTTAAAAAcgatatttaaaatttagaaattacaTCATAAAAGGAAACGAGAGGATTAATATtgctataaataattaaatataatttatgaataatattattgtctAAAGAAAGCATATGACAtacaacaaatatttataaagatgcCTCGTGATACCTCTTTTTGTATTTCATCGCTCGATCCCTCTTTTTCTTACTTATCGAAAAGATTTCCCAtctctctcatatatattcTTGTGCAGAGAGCCCCTCTCACCAAAACACTTTTCCATCTGTAAGTAACTTCTTGCTCTTTCTCTTCCAGAGCTTCTACTCTGCTAGAGTGTTTTTAGCTTCCGGCCTGGACCGACTGTGTGAGAGGGAAAGTAAAGAAAGCGGAAAAGAGgggagagttttttttttttagttttgttgctATTTTTATTTGCTGAGTGTTCGGTCTGTGACGTAGATACGATAATGTCGGGTTGCCGAGACGAAGATCCTCGTATCCATGGCATCAAAACTAAGATTGGGGTCGTCCCCAATTTCCCAAAACCAGGTTCGGCTTGTcatttcctctttctttctctgtttGCTCGCTGAGTAAATGTAGGGAATGAAACTACatgcagaatttttttttttcaggtattttatttttcacattttacaaccccagaaaaagaaattctacTGGGAAACACCTTGTACGGCTATTTGGCTTGATAGTAGTGggtttccattttccttttgaagaaACAATGGCCCATGAGTCAACAGAGTTGAACATTTTCTAtcccaaaaaagaaagtaaattttttttttatattttttcagtttcgtTTCTGTTTCCGCGAATTCCCGGGCTACCACATAAAGGGTTGCTTGTATTCGTATTcgtttactattttttttcttttttggtttattttgtttcgcATTTCTGTTATTCAATGGCCAAAATGGCAGGTATTATGTTTCAAGACATCACTCCTCTATTACTGGATCCGAAAGCCTTCAAGGACGCAGTCGATTTGTTTGTTGAGCGATACAAAGACAAAAGCATTTCAGTTGTTGCaggtaaaagagagagagagaccttcctatatttttattattttggtaaAAGATTTCATTTTTGTGGGGTTAAGATTTTGATCAAAAGAGTTTTTGGAGAACTTTTTACATCTCTTTGATTAGCTCGAAGGTGGTGGGCTTCTTTCTTACGTCAAAGTAGGCCTGGATGATGCAGAAAGTGCTTTCTCTTTCCCTCTAACTTTCAATTGCATAAGTTTCTGGTTGTCTTTTTTGAATGCTTCCGAGGGACATTATGGAATGGAAGTGGCTGTGGGTTTTTGCTGGAGTGATTTTTTGTTTGACTATAAACTTTGGTAGTGGGGTGGCCATTGATTACTCCCTCAGAAGTTATTCTTGTGCGGCTCACAtttactctctctcactctctctctggACATGTGCTCTGATTCAATTTGCATGAACGGTGGTTGGTGATGGATGCCCACCTTGTAAAAATGTGGACCCGCCTGATGCGAGTTTCAGTTGGGCGGCTGTTTCTGCTCCATTGTCATATGGGTTTGCCATTTCACTGTTACTTGACTTGGTTCGATGCCTCGtttattttcttcctctgtcgcgctttatttttttcaagggGTTTGTCTCTCTTGCCATCTTTTCTGTGGTTTTCCCTCTCTTCAGGTTCAACTGCTTGAGATTAACCCCTGAAACTCTAATAATCATCCaactattttattcttcttctttttaatccTTGAATTTTCAATTGCCCTTTAAACGATGGTAACTTGTGAGATCACAGATATTCCGATATTCCGTTATTgaaatttggaaagaaaaattctaaacataagccccacaccctgcacacccacttaaaaacatgtgattttacttttttatcctcatatttcatatttcatattgaattcaatatgaaatatgaggataaaaaagtaaaatcacatgtttttaagtgggtgtgcagggtgtggggCTTCTGTATAGCACAACTCTAATGAAATGCATGCCGTGTGCAGTGATGGTCTCACACTCTAAGACAATCTCTTATCCTAACATTTTTCCCACAACTTGTGGGGAGTTGTAAAAGTTAATAGAATTTCATTATTGACAGGGCCTTGGGCTCTCGTTTTTGTTtgagttcatttcttttatttcttttgttgtaagTTTAGCATCTCATTTTTTGCATATCGGATCCAAAGATGATTTGATTCACAATCATTATATGCATTATTTCCTCGTGTGCACATCAGGATCTTTCCCTGGTGTGCTTATATGAACTTTATCGAGTGCTCCACAAGGATATGTTGCACTCTATTACCATTAAAGTCCTAAATTACGGCATTTTAGGTTGAAAACTGAACCCTTGAAATGATGTGGAGATATGTTATGTTCAACCATTGCCAAGACGTGTCTGTTTCAATATCTTTTCCCAATGCAGTTTTTCAAAGTCGTATCAGTTTTTCAACACTATTCAGTCTTCTGTGTTAATATCTCTTAGACATTTCTGCAACCATTATCAATATTCTGTATTTTCAACAAGTTTATAGTAATTGTATTTCcatgaaatttgttgattgggcattagtatttttctagaaggaatgcttaaaaaaaattgtatgctATAATGAACTGGGCTTGACAGTTGACACCCTTCTGATGTTTGCCTTTATTACTAGTGCCACTACTACAAATAGTAGTTTAGTTTGGTATTGGACTTCTAATGGCTaatattatgtaattaactCCACTTTGTAGTTTGTATGAATATAAAAGTCAACTTATTGACATAATCTGCTTGTTTATGTTGTCAAAATTATACAAGGCTCTCAGTGGTGCACCACTTGAAttgaagctctctctctctctctctctctctctctctctctctctctctctctctctcagtattCTAGCATATGGCTAGTCAATGGATTGTGAATGAACTGTATATTTGCTACAGGGGGTTCCAGATTTACATGGTTCATGAAGTTTTCTGCATTAATtcatattgttttttcttctgcATAATTGATATTTTACATGGATGGCCATTTCTTAGTTGGCAGTTGGAGAGTTAGACtgaataatctaatgtgaaatTGCACTTACCATCCTTGAACTACCTCCGGTTTTACAATATACACCCTCAACTATCAAATTGGTAGGGTGCTTATCCCTTGAACTGCCTCTGGTTTTACATTAATTGATGTTATGTGGATAGCCATTGCTCGCACATGCCATTTCTTGTaattattgtaattattttctttatatgcaAAACTAATGAGTTTTTTAACAACTTATCCTTTGCATTGTGTTGTAAAATAGAGTgctttcttgttttgtttgggTTTTTCCAGGAATCGAAGCTCGAGGTTTTATATTTGGTCCTCCCATTGCTTTGGCTATAGGGGCAAAGTTTGTTCCCTTGAGAAAACCAAGGAAGCTGCCCGGTACTTTTAATCTTGCTACTATTATTTACTGTCTATCTCTGCATGAATATATTTATTCTCCAATTTAATACTGCCCAAAAGATCTCCACTTTTATGTATGTTTAAGACACTTTTTCTTTACATTGGTTGTTGGTTCCTGGCAATGCTATCTGATTCAATGCATGGCTTtttttcagaaacttttatGTGTTGCTTTCgccttattttatttatttatttattttaatgtgatCCTTGAACCCGTAATTTGGCCTCTTGTAGTTTGcaactttctttatatattttcccTGATTACAAATTAGTTTACTAATGGATCTATAGAGTAATATTCAGATATGGCTCTTACAAAACATATCAGTCGGTGTGTAaatcggtcggtccggtccgggggGTGATGGACTGAAATTTTCAGTCCATTTTCCCCAGACCGGACCGGTAGCTATCAGTCCGGTCGGTCCATTGGTCCggccaattattttttattttttttcttcttgtttttttcagataaattaataaaaaaatatttaaattactaaattaaaattaagtgaattattaatgtcgATTAgt
This genomic window contains:
- the LOC109013120 gene encoding adenine phosphoribosyltransferase 3-like; amino-acid sequence: MSGCRDEDPRIHGIKTKIGVVPNFPKPGIMFQDITPLLLDPKAFKDAVDLFVERYKDKSISVVAGIEARGFIFGPPIALAIGAKFVPLRKPRKLPGEVIFEEYVLEYGSDCLEMHLGAVEPGERVLVVDDLIATGGTLCAAMNLLERVGAVVVECACLIELPDLKGRGRLNGKPLYVLVEYQ